A window from Triticum aestivum cultivar Chinese Spring chromosome 6D, IWGSC CS RefSeq v2.1, whole genome shotgun sequence encodes these proteins:
- the LOC123146076 gene encoding DNA (cytosine-5)-methyltransferase 1, producing the protein MAPPSSPPSAAAPARSSSRKRSASAKAAAPEEATVTKRPRKGTTSGKKKPAGKKKQQKATKAPREKKAKAEERPAPEDEVCAEEPDEEELALGEEDESSASGEQEGQAAAKRRVAQPSKKARNVAAGDKEPEFLGEPVPADEARAKWPQRYQRGAPKRPEDEEDMKARVHYRSAMVDGVVYALGDDVYVMAGENEADYIGRITEFFEGVDKTSYFTCRWYFRPEDTVISRAKFVNDHTHDPKRVFLSEEKNDNPLDCIISKVKIIHVDPNMDPAAKAKLVARTDLYYDMSYTVAYSTFANIPSDTTENSGISTDADSENGAPVKTASLLDLYSGCGGMSTGLCLGSALAGLKLETKWAVDLNSFACKSLKYNHPKTEVRNEKAEDFLALLKEWAILCDKYVHSNDSDVAEPVEEEEDDEPLGKDEFVVEKLLEICYGGTGRKNGIHFKVQWKGYGPEEDTWEPIENLSDCPLKIKEFVQEGYRRNILPQPGQVDVICGGPPCQGISGFNRFRNRDNPLEDEKNQQMVTYMDIVSYLQPKFVLMENVVDILKFADGYLGRYALSCLVSLNYQARLGMMVAGCYGLPQFRMRVFLWGALPTMVLPKYPLPTHDVVVRGGAPNAFSQSIVAYDETQRPTLKKALLLGDAISDLPKVDNYQPHEVIEYGGQPKTDFQRYIRLSRKDMLDYSFGDATCPEEGKLLDHQPLRLNQDDYDRVQQIPIKKGANFRDLPGVKVGANNIVEWDPEVERVYLKSGKPLVPDYAMSFIKGRSPKPFGRLWWDETVPTVVTRAEPHNQIILHPNQGRVLTVRENARLQGFPDYYRMYGPMKEKYIQVGNAVAVPVARALGYSLGRAYQGEVDAGYDALFVLPDSFTNIGQTGARARASSVGTPAGEVVEQ; encoded by the exons ATGgcgccgccgagctcgccgccctCGGCCGCCGCGCCCGCGCGGTCCTCCTCGCGCAAGCGCTCCGCCTCCGCCAAGGCCGCCGCGCCCGAGGAGGCCACGGTCACCAAGCGCCCGCGCAAGGGCACCACGTCCGGCAAGAAGAAGCCGGCGGGcaagaagaagcagcagaaggcgACCAAGGCGCCGCGGGAGAAGAAGGCGAAGGCGGAGGAGAGGCCGGCGCCGGAGGACGAGGTGTGCGCGGAGGAGCCCGACGAGGAGGAGCTGGccctcggggaggaggacgagtcCTCCGCCTCCGGCGAGCAGGAGGGGCAGGCGGCGGCCAAGAGGCGCGTGGCGCAGCCGTCCAAGAAGGCCCGGAACGTCGCCGCCGGCGACAAGGAGCCCGAGTTCCTCGGCGAGCCCGTCCCCGCCGACGAGGCCCGCGCCAAGTGGCCCCAGCGCTACCAGCGCGGCGCTCCCAAGAG GCCGGAGGATGAGGAGGACATGAAGGCGCGCGTCCACTACCGCTCTGCCATGGTCGACGGCGTGGTCTACGCGCTGGGCGACGACGTCTACGTCATG GCTGGGGAAAACGAGGCTGATTACATTGGCCGAATAACTGAGTTCTTTGAGGGTGTTGACAAGACCAGCTACTTCACCTGCCGTTGGTACTTCCGTCCAGAGGACACG GTCATATCTAGAGCCAAATTTGTCAATGATCACACACATGACCCAAAGCGTGTCTTTCTCTCCGAGGAAAAGAATGATAATCCACTTGACTGCATCATATCGAAGGTCAAGATAATCCATGTTGATCCCAAT ATGGACCCTGCAGCCAAGGCCAAACTGGTGGCTCGCACTGACTTATACTATGACATGTCATATACTGTTGCTTATTCTACATTTGCTAACATCCCATCAG ACACCACAGAGAATTCTGGTATTTCTACTGATGCTGATTCAGAGAATGGGGCCCCAGTAAAAACGGCATCCCTCCTTGACCTGTATTCTGGTTGTGGTGGGATGTCAACAGGGCTGTGCTTGGGTTCAGCGCTTGCTGGCCTCAAACTTGAAACA AAATGGGCTGTTGACCTGAACAGCTTTGCATGCAAGAGCCTTAAATATAACCATCCCAAAACAGAG GTTCGAAATGAAAAAGCCGAGGATTTTCTTGCACTTCTTAAGGAATGGGCGATTCTATGTGACAAATATGTCCATAGCAATGATTCTGATGTGGCAGAACCtgtagaggaagaggaagatgatgagccTCTTGGAAAGGACGAGTTTGTGGTTGAAAAGCTACTTGAGATCTGCTATGGTGGCACTGGGAGGAAAAATGGAATCCATTTTAAG GTTCAatggaaaggatatggcccagaaGAGGATACCTGGGAGCCCATAGAAAACCTGAG TGACTGCCCATTGAAAATTAAAGAGTTTGTGCAAGAAGGGTACAGGCGAAACATTCTACCCCAGCCT GGTCAGGTTGATGTTATTTGTGGTGGCCCGCCCTGCCAAGGGATAAGTGGGTTCAACCGATTTAGAAACCGTGATAACCCTTTAGAAGATGAGAAAAATCAACAAATGGTTACCTACATGGACATTGTCTCTTATCTGCAACCAAAGTTCGTCCTGATGGAGAATGTGGTGGACATTCTGAAATTTGCTGATGGCTATCTTGGAAGATATGCATTGAGCTGTCTTGTATCTCTGAACTACCAAGCCCGCCTTGGAATGATGGTAGCTGGTTGCTACGGGCTTCCTCAGTTCAGAATGCGTGTGTTCCTTTGGGGAGCTCTCCCTACCATG GTCCTCCCAAAGTATCCTCTCCCTACTCATGATGTAGTTGTACGTGGTGGTGCTCCAAATGCTTTCTCG CAAAGCATTGTTGCATATGATGAGACGCAAAGACCGACCTTGAAGAAAGCTCTCCTTCTTGGTGATGCCATTTCAGATTTGCCCAAG GTAGACAACTATCAACCTCATGAGGTAATTGAATATGGTGGTCAACCCAAGACTGACTTCCAGCGCTACATACGACTTAGTCGTAAAG ATATGTTGGACTATTCATTTGGTGATGCCACTTGTCCTGAAGAAGGAAAGCTCTTGGACCACCAGCCTTTGAGGCTAAACCAAGATGACTATGACCGTGTCCAGCAGATTCCGATAAAGAAG GGAGCGAATTTCCGTGACTTGCCAGGAGTCAAGGTCGGAGCGAATAACATTGTGGAGTGGGATCCAGAAGTTGAGCGTGTCTACCTCAAGTCCGGCAAACCTTTG GTTCCTGACTATGCAATGTCCTTCATCAAGGGCAGATCACCAAA GCCGTTTGGTCGGTTGTGGTGGGATGAGACAGTTCCCACGGTCGTGACCAGAGCAGAGCCGCATAACCAG ATCATACTGCACCCGAATCAGGGACGCGTTTTGACTGTCCGTGAGAACGCAAGGCTTCAGGGTTTCCCCGATTACTACCGGATGTACGGTCCCATGAAGGAGAA GTACATCCAAGTGGGAAACGCGGTGGCTGTCCCTGTTGCGCGGGCACTGGGCTACTCTTTGGGCCGAGCGTACCAGGGCGAGGTGGATGCGGGGTATGATGCGCTGTTTGTTCTTCCTGACAGCTTCACCAACATCGGACAGACCGGTGCGAGGGCAAGGGCCTCCTCCGTTGGCACCCCTGCAGGCGAGGTTGTCGAGCAGTAG